The proteins below are encoded in one region of Lactuca sativa cultivar Salinas chromosome 3, Lsat_Salinas_v11, whole genome shotgun sequence:
- the LOC111890076 gene encoding uncharacterized protein LOC111890076 has protein sequence MLIPEFYDQWADRMEDYLNGIDEKLWNCINGPVLPPANVQTLGASGTSDQVSNQADHMKKNEKRCMRAQRGALPPVVYNYIRGCKIAKDIWIMLKEKYQGSEKTKINSIKQCLIELKEFRQKNAETIENYYDCLNELVYRCTRYGITRSPMEFNLIFIMGLHKEWRSVSMMIKNQQSFYTSSLNDLYNQLKTYENKVGEMLEESKQSLGGPLALVLKMNEVESIENEGSNDEGRWEEWFKKVGVKAAGEEKKKYDKYEKVDENMKELKAEKKLKGDSGVNCHYCNGANHFAADYMLRKKDEKKSKVKYEAYYAEKLEEVRTKAKGLSLVAKGEMDNDESGTYQIWSSGSDDEEMRHPTHGAMFASFEKNGNAEEEISRNCFVSKSTGNYPMTTKSASTEAQNLKTQLAETRRQDRLDKDVRLLLAQRNIYFDVISYDCEDTIAQFDKIPDDRFAYGIVKIDEFQYVDELVDIVNDSLTKTEQIKILKKTETSTLDSQNNYADVDDNSDNIKGKEILVDSIVKVDTDKPSTSQLFDFDDVEVRSSQTDDTDGDEEKVKPSCECKKEKNVSTETSPTRVVVEQVYSDSKEFNQIHNYKGAHYLETNTVVYPNFTCTDKTVFPNQVFVTARNVEQIKPEFNKMVENDNKRSTTKGFFENQNMEKEEKVFQKDGKTKSEVKLNSHKFKVMVGKFSCENNVSKRKARKVVFNEESNIIPKVNANEVLLKSKRYGDMFTLDINPIVGKPAMCLLSKASNDISWLWHRRLSHLNFCNINKLVTQDLVRACEQGKQHRKRHPIIIDSNIVEPLKSEVSQTMIDFIKKIEMSIKKSVRKIKSDNGSEFKNQKCFIMILKDNLSKFDAKADEGIFLGYSHNSVAYRIDRKFEHKPIIADSNNPVENENTIDFDYELIFGILDRAIDAEIHAADNQSPESSKNIDDSPHTSNSNSSESMPEVLEGELEGAVEGEYEVDDNISIAETENEEVYEDTPLDFDPAYPPMEKWTKSHPKEYIIGNPQEGVLTRAQIRAKNEVL, from the exons ATGTTGATTCCGGAATTTTATGATCAATGGGCTGACAGAATGGAAGATTATCTGAATGGGATTGATGAGAAGCTCTGGAATTGTATCAATGGACCAGTTCTACCTCCTGCGAATGTTCAAACATTAGGAGCCTCTGGAACTTCAGATCAAGTCAGTAATCAAGCtgatcatatgaaaaagaatgagAAGAGATGTATGCGAGCGCAGAGAGGTGCATTGCCACCTGTGGTTTACAACTACATTCGTGGTTGTAAAATAGCAAAAGACATTTGGATCATGTTGAAAGAAAAATATCAGGGAAGTgaaaagacaaagatcaactcTATTAAACAATGTCTTATTGAGCTTAAGGAGTTCAGACAGAAGAATGCTGAGACgattgaaaattactatgattgtCTGAATGAACTCGTTTATCGATGCACAaggtatggaatcacaaggtctcCTATGGAATTCAATCTTATATTCATCATGGGGCTTCACaaagaatggcgaagtgtgagcatgatgataaaGAATCAACAAAGCTTTTACACTTCGAGTTTGAATGATCTATACAATCAGCTAAAGACATACGAAAACAAAGTGGGTGAAATGTTAGAAGAGTCGAAACAAAGTTTGGGTGGACCACTGGCATTGGTGTTGAAAATGAATGAAGTTGAGTCTATTGAAAATGAAGGATCGAATGACGAGGG GAGATGGGAAGAGTGGTTTAAGAAAGTTGGAGTAAAGGCTGCAGGTGAGGAAAAGAAGAAGTATGATAAGTATGAGAAGGTTGATGAAAATATGAAGGAATTGAAGGCAGAGAAAAAGCTGAAAGGTGACTCAGGAGTTAATTGTCATTACTGTAATGGAGCTAATCACTTCGCAGCTGACTACATGTTAAGGAAGAAGGATGAAAAGAAATCCAAAGTTAAATATGAAGCTTATTATGCTGAAAAACTTGAGGAAGTTCGTACAAAAGCAAAAGGGTTGTCTTTGGTTGCAAAGGGAGAGATGGACAATGATGAAAGTGGAACCTACCAAATCTGGTCTTcaggttcagatgatgaagaaatgaggcatcctacACATGGTGCGATGTTTGCTAGTTTTGAGAAGAATGGCAATGCAGAAGAAGAAATCTCTAGAAATTGCTTCGTGTCCAAATCCACGGGTAATTATCctatgaccaccaag TCTGCTAGTACTGAGGCTCAAAATCTAAAAACACAACTAGCTGAGACACGAAGACA GGATAGATTAGATAAGGATGTTAGATTGTTGTTAGCTCAACGTAACATTTACT ttgatgttataTCGTATGATTGTGAAGATACTATTGCTCAGTTTGACAAAATACCAGATGATAGatttgcatatggtattgtcaaaattgatgaatttcagtATGTTGATGAATTGGTTGATATTGTAAATGATAGTTTAACGAAGACTGAACAAATtaagattttaaagaaaactgaaacttCGACTCTTGATTCTCAAAACAATTATGCTGATGTCGATgataattcagataat atcaaaggtaaagaaattttaGTTGATTCGATAGTGAAGGTTGACACCGACAAACCCTCAACTTCGCAACTTTTTGACTTTGATGATGTGGAAGTTCGAAGTAGTCAAACAGATGACACTGATGGTGATGAAGAAAAAGTGAAACCTTCATGTGAATGTAAGAAAGAGAAGAATGTTTCGACTGAAACATCACCTACACGTGTTGTTGTTGAACAAGTATATAGTGACTCGAAGGAATTCAACCAAATTCATAATTACAAAGGTGCACACTACTTGGAAACCAACACGGTTGTCTATCCAAATTTTACATGCACTGATAAAACAGTTTTTCCAAACCAAGTTTTCGTaactgctagaaatgttgagcaAATCAAGCCTGAATTtaacaaaatggttgaaaatgataacAAACGATCAACAACCAAAGGTTTCTTTGAAAATCAAAACATG GAAAAAGAAGAGAAAGTGTTTCAAAAAGATGGTAAAACAAAATCTGAAGTGAAATTGAATTCTCACAAATTTAAAGTGATGGTTGGAAAATTTTCATGTGAAaacaatgtttcaaaaagaaaagcacgAAAG GTGGTGTTTAATGAAGAAAGTAACATCATACCAAAAGTGAACGCAAATGAAGTGCTTCTCAAGTCAAAAAGATATGGAGATATGTTCACACTCGACATCAATCCGATTGTGGGCAAACCAGCAATGTGTCTCTTGTCGAAGGCTTCTAATGATATTAGTTGGCTATGGCATCGCAGATTGTCTCATTTGAATTTTTGCAATATCAATAAACTTGTCACTCAAGATTTGGTACGAG cttgcgaacaaggaaaacaacacagAAAACGACATCCAATCATTATAGATTCGAATATTGTAgaacc gttaaaatctgaggtTTCTCAAACGATGATTGACTTTATCAAGAAGATTGAGATGAGTATTAAAAAGAGTGTTCGCAAGATCAAAAgcgataatggttctgagtttaaaaatcaaaa gtgttttataatgatCTTAAAAGATAATCTTTCCAAGTTTGATGCGAAGgcagatgaaggcatattcttaggatattcgcataATTCTGTTGCATACAGA ATAGATCGCAAATTTGAACATAAACCCATCATTGCTGATTCAAATAATccagttgaaaatgaaaatactattgattttgattatgaattaatttttggTATTCTTGATAGGGCGATCGATGCTGAAATTCATGCTGCTGATAATCAATCACCAGAATCCTCAAAAAATATTGATGACTCTCCTCATACATCTAATTCAAATAGTAGCGAAAGCATGCCTGAAGTTC ttgagggggagcttgAAGGTGCAGTTGAGGGGGAGTATGAAGTTGATGATAATATTTCCATTGCTGAAACTGAAAACGAAGAAGTGTATGAGGATACACCATTAGACTTTGATCCGGCATATCCACCAATGGAAAAATGGACAAAAAGTCATCCCAAAGAATATATTATAGGAAATCCtcaagaaggtgtgttgactCGAGCTCAGATTCGTGCCAAAAATGAGGTACTTTGA